One window from the genome of Enterobacteriaceae bacterium Kacie_13 encodes:
- the fliT gene encoding flagella biosynthesis regulatory protein FliT — MDQHQYLVNEYQLILTLSEQMLRLAKEEKWDELVELEISYLKAVEATTTLPVSESTSMAIQYEVRKYLRQILDNENMIKTLLQARMNQLTELIGQSSRQQQVNMTYGKIDLRSIAFGDRQ, encoded by the coding sequence ATGGATCAACATCAGTATCTGGTTAATGAATATCAACTGATCCTGACTTTAAGCGAGCAGATGTTGCGGCTGGCGAAAGAAGAAAAATGGGACGAGCTGGTCGAGCTCGAAATCAGTTATCTGAAAGCCGTGGAAGCGACCACCACGTTACCGGTATCCGAAAGCACGTCGATGGCTATTCAGTATGAAGTACGCAAATATTTGCGTCAGATTCTGGATAACGAAAATATGATCAAAACATTATTACAAGCCCGGATGAATCAACTCACCGAGCTGATTGGACAGTCGTCAAGACAACAGCAAGTGAATATGACGTACGGAAAAATTGATCTCCGTTCAATCGCATTTGGCGATCGCCAATAA
- the fliD gene encoding flagellar filament capping protein FliD, with protein MATISSLGIGSGLDLNTLLANLTTAEKARLTPISAAQSSYSAKLTAYGTMQSALQTFADAATALSSTNTYGATTATSSNTAAFSASTTAGAAAGKYSVSVSSLASAQSLISGTQTSNTTALGATTTGNSRTLTISQGDGSKPLSINLTDSQTSLTGVRDAINKAGGGVTASIVKVTDSSYKLVLSANNTGTNSEMTVSVTGDDQLNNILGYDSSTGTGAMTQNAAAGNAKLTFNGIDLERQSNTISDAQDGITLTLSGTTTTAATLSVVKDTSTATTAIQTFVDSYNALQDTFTSLTKFTATATNSDTADTTNGALLGDSALRTIQTRLKSALGAASGSGTITSLSNIGITTDPDTGKLEIDSTKLSTALTNNTGAVQTMMVGDGKTTGVMTNITNLNSGFLNASTGTIANAETAVNATLKTLTTQYNKVNDSINTTIARYKTQFTALDVAIQKLNSTADYLTKQFDAMTTSSSS; from the coding sequence ATGGCCACTATTTCTTCATTAGGTATCGGTTCAGGCTTAGACCTCAATACCCTGCTTGCTAACCTGACGACCGCAGAAAAAGCACGCCTGACCCCTATCAGCGCCGCGCAAAGCAGCTACAGCGCCAAGCTGACAGCCTATGGCACTATGCAAAGTGCATTGCAAACCTTCGCTGATGCCGCCACCGCGTTGTCCTCCACCAATACTTACGGCGCAACCACTGCGACGTCGAGCAACACGGCGGCGTTCAGCGCATCCACCACTGCCGGGGCTGCTGCGGGTAAATATTCGGTATCGGTGTCGAGCCTGGCTTCTGCCCAGTCATTAATTTCAGGCACGCAGACCAGCAACACCACGGCCTTAGGGGCAACAACTACGGGTAACTCCCGTACGCTGACAATAAGTCAGGGTGACGGCAGCAAACCCCTTTCCATTAACCTGACCGATTCACAAACATCACTGACCGGCGTTCGCGATGCGATCAATAAAGCTGGCGGCGGCGTGACAGCCAGTATCGTGAAAGTCACTGACAGCAGCTATAAGCTGGTGCTGAGTGCGAACAACACCGGTACAAACTCTGAAATGACTGTCAGCGTGACCGGTGATGATCAGCTGAATAATATTCTCGGCTACGATTCCTCCACCGGCACCGGCGCGATGACCCAGAACGCCGCAGCGGGTAATGCCAAACTGACATTCAACGGCATTGATCTGGAGCGTCAGAGCAACACAATCAGTGACGCGCAGGACGGTATTACCTTAACGCTGAGCGGAACTACGACAACCGCCGCGACGCTGAGCGTAGTAAAAGACACCAGCACGGCGACCACGGCGATCCAGACGTTCGTAGATTCCTACAATGCCTTGCAGGATACCTTCACCAGCCTGACCAAATTCACCGCGACCGCGACCAACTCGGATACCGCAGACACCACCAACGGTGCTTTGCTCGGTGACAGCGCACTTCGCACCATCCAGACCCGTCTGAAATCCGCGCTTGGCGCAGCGTCTGGTTCCGGCACCATCACTTCCCTGTCGAATATCGGTATCACCACCGATCCTGATACCGGCAAGCTGGAAATCGACAGCACCAAACTCAGCACGGCGCTGACCAATAATACGGGTGCGGTTCAGACCATGATGGTCGGCGACGGTAAAACCACCGGTGTGATGACCAACATCACTAACCTGAACAGCGGTTTCCTGAATGCCAGCACCGGTACCATTGCCAACGCAGAAACGGCAGTCAACGCCACGCTGAAGACGCTGACCACGCAGTACAACAAGGTCAATGACAGCATCAACACCACTATTGCCCGTTATAAAACGCAGTTCACTGCACTCGACGTGGCGATTCAGAAGCTCAACAGCACGGCCGATTATCTGACCAAGCAGTTCGATGCCATGACCACGTCCAGTTCAAGCTAG
- the fliE gene encoding flagellar hook-basal body complex protein FliE, with amino-acid sequence MSIQGIESVLQQMQATAVQAGAIKQPDATSEAGFASEMKAALGKISETQNNAKLQAEKLEMGVPGVSLNDVMVDLQKSSISLQLGVQVRNKLVAAYQDVMNMSV; translated from the coding sequence ATGTCAATTCAAGGCATTGAGAGCGTTTTACAGCAAATGCAGGCGACGGCAGTGCAGGCGGGAGCGATAAAGCAACCCGATGCCACTTCAGAGGCTGGTTTCGCCAGCGAAATGAAAGCCGCATTAGGCAAGATCAGTGAAACGCAAAACAACGCAAAGCTGCAGGCCGAAAAACTCGAAATGGGTGTGCCGGGTGTCAGCCTCAACGATGTGATGGTCGATCTGCAAAAATCGTCGATCTCATTACAGCTGGGCGTGCAGGTGCGTAACAAGCTGGTGGCGGCTTATCAGGATGTGATGAACATGTCTGTGTGA
- a CDS encoding flagellin FliC: protein MAQVINTNTLSLMTQNNLNKSQSALSTAIERLSSGLRINSAKDDAAGQAIANRFTSNINGLTQASRNANDGISVAQTTEGSLSEINNNLQRIRELSVQAANGTNSDSDLTSIQDEITSRLSEIDRVSGQTQFNGVNVLASNQTMKIQVGANDGQTISIDLQKIDSSTLGLSGFSVSKNSLNVSDAVTQVNGAAATVPVSVDLSSAAKDLGVDASTLTLRNVETKAGAATDQYVVKSGSDYYAASVDRDSGKVILNKADIEYTDPANGLTAAATQAAQLVKVGASSTGTAEAYVTFQGKNYAATAASLVDTGDDDATNQTGAATTNKVTLQVSDITDASGNVTTPATSQYTGTATADPLALLDKAIAKVDTFRSSLGAVQNRFDSAITNLSNTTTNLSSAQSRIQDADYATEVSAMSKAQILQQAGTSVLSKANQVPQSVLTLLQG from the coding sequence ATGGCTCAAGTTATCAATACCAACACGCTGTCTCTGATGACTCAGAACAACCTGAACAAATCCCAGTCCGCTCTGAGCACTGCTATCGAGCGTCTGTCTTCCGGTCTGCGTATCAACAGCGCGAAAGACGATGCAGCGGGCCAGGCAATTGCTAACCGCTTCACTTCAAACATCAACGGCCTGACTCAGGCTTCACGTAACGCCAACGACGGTATCTCCGTTGCGCAGACCACTGAAGGCTCACTGAGCGAAATCAACAACAACTTACAACGTATTCGTGAGCTGTCCGTTCAGGCTGCTAACGGCACCAACTCCGATTCCGACCTGACTTCAATCCAGGACGAAATCACCTCCCGTCTGTCTGAAATCGACCGCGTATCTGGTCAGACTCAGTTCAACGGCGTGAACGTATTGGCTTCTAACCAGACCATGAAAATCCAGGTTGGCGCAAACGACGGCCAGACTATCTCTATCGATCTGCAGAAAATCGACTCTTCAACTTTAGGTTTGTCAGGTTTTTCAGTATCTAAAAATTCTTTGAATGTAAGTGATGCTGTAACACAGGTAAATGGGGCTGCTGCAACAGTTCCAGTATCAGTTGACCTGAGTTCAGCGGCTAAAGATTTAGGTGTAGATGCATCAACACTGACTTTACGTAACGTTGAAACTAAAGCAGGGGCTGCAACTGATCAATATGTCGTTAAATCAGGTAGCGATTACTATGCCGCGTCTGTAGACCGTGACAGTGGTAAAGTAATCTTAAACAAAGCAGATATTGAATATACAGACCCTGCAAATGGTTTGACAGCAGCTGCTACTCAAGCGGCACAGTTGGTTAAGGTAGGTGCGAGCTCAACTGGTACTGCTGAAGCATATGTTACTTTCCAAGGTAAAAACTATGCTGCTACAGCGGCTTCATTGGTTGACACCGGTGATGACGATGCTACTAACCAAACTGGCGCGGCAACAACCAACAAAGTGACATTACAGGTCAGCGATATTACCGACGCAAGTGGTAACGTTACTACTCCTGCAACTTCGCAGTACACAGGTACTGCTACTGCGGATCCATTGGCTTTGCTGGACAAGGCTATCGCTAAAGTCGACACCTTCCGTTCTTCACTGGGTGCGGTTCAGAACCGTTTCGATTCTGCCATCACCAACCTGAGCAACACCACCACTAACCTGTCTTCTGCACAGAGCCGTATTCAGGATGCTGACTACGCGACAGAAGTTTCTGCAATGTCTAAAGCGCAGATCCTGCAACAGGCTGGTACTTCAGTATTGTCTAAAGCTAACCAGGTTCCTCAGTCCGTACTGACCCTGCTGCAAGGCTAA
- a CDS encoding helix-turn-helix domain-containing protein: MVRKIKVTPGIGSTSLLIQHSELFIQDVYIDKPQLLLIQNGSMTVHYQHQEVSLQTGEMLVLNSGQTLGLTHQLSENGPFSCAIMAWDNALLTDAGLHTPAFKPPLITVDHLQVIPHVPVAFRQSFIDTHNAILWHHGLPAPITRHRMLEQLLWLSQLGVRYSLQHSESMTQRVRELLVNNLHKAFTAAEVAEQLMMNEVMLRRRLAAENSVLRNLMIDVRMTHALRLLQCTDLAISHIAHQVGYESGSRFAERFRKRFGFAPTAIRGHLRAQSVQSPITSDVQ, encoded by the coding sequence ATGGTACGTAAAATAAAAGTCACCCCAGGGATAGGATCGACCTCGCTACTTATTCAGCACAGTGAACTTTTTATTCAAGATGTGTATATCGACAAACCTCAGTTACTCCTGATCCAAAATGGCAGCATGACGGTTCATTATCAGCATCAGGAAGTCTCCCTGCAAACGGGTGAAATGCTGGTGCTCAATAGCGGGCAAACGCTGGGGCTTACTCATCAGCTTTCCGAAAACGGGCCATTTAGCTGCGCGATTATGGCGTGGGATAATGCCCTGCTGACCGATGCAGGATTGCACACGCCGGCGTTTAAACCCCCGCTGATTACTGTTGATCACCTGCAGGTCATTCCCCACGTTCCCGTTGCTTTCAGACAAAGTTTTATCGATACACACAATGCCATTCTCTGGCATCACGGTTTGCCTGCGCCAATTACCCGGCACCGGATGCTCGAACAGTTGCTGTGGCTGTCACAGCTCGGCGTGCGCTATTCCCTGCAACACAGCGAAAGCATGACCCAGAGGGTGCGCGAGTTGCTGGTCAATAATTTGCATAAAGCCTTTACGGCCGCCGAAGTGGCCGAGCAACTGATGATGAATGAAGTGATGCTGCGCCGCCGTCTCGCGGCTGAAAACAGCGTACTGCGTAACCTGATGATTGACGTTCGCATGACCCACGCCCTGCGCCTGTTGCAATGCACGGATCTGGCTATCTCCCATATTGCACATCAGGTGGGATATGAAAGCGGTTCGCGCTTTGCTGAGCGGTTTCGCAAACGTTTCGGTTTCGCGCCCACGGCGATTCGCGGACATTTACGCGCGCAGTCGGTGCAGTCCCCCATCACAAGTGATGTTCAATAA
- a CDS encoding GNAT family N-acetyltransferase gives MSAQIFETDVAHPHLARLIAELDAYQYPLYPPESFYGVNISEVDEGDITCFMARVDDDWAGCACLYISTHRIAEMKRVYVNPLFRGQGIASLLIAAMEKKLKELGHTDLYLETGVFQEKAITLYEKLGYARTQAFGDYLQSPDPLSVYMMKTVA, from the coding sequence GTGAGTGCCCAGATTTTTGAAACAGATGTCGCCCACCCACATTTAGCCCGCCTGATTGCCGAACTGGACGCTTATCAGTATCCGCTCTATCCGCCTGAATCTTTTTACGGTGTGAATATTTCTGAGGTAGATGAAGGTGATATCACCTGTTTTATGGCGCGCGTCGATGATGACTGGGCCGGATGCGCCTGTCTGTACATCTCAACACATCGTATCGCCGAGATGAAACGGGTGTACGTCAATCCCCTGTTTCGCGGTCAAGGGATCGCATCACTGCTCATCGCCGCAATGGAAAAAAAACTGAAAGAATTAGGGCACACAGACTTGTATCTGGAAACGGGTGTGTTTCAGGAAAAAGCCATCACACTGTATGAGAAACTCGGGTACGCACGTACACAAGCCTTTGGTGATTATCTGCAATCGCCGGATCCGCTGAGCGTTTATATGATGAAAACCGTGGCCTAG
- the fliS gene encoding flagellar export chaperone FliS produces the protein MYNAKGTQAYAQVGLESGVMSASPHQLVVMLFDGARSALIRAGIFMQQGNIADKGKALSKAINIIDSGLKAGMSREKGDPDLVDNLEALYSYMVRRLLHANLHNDQEAITEVLGLLENIADAWRQIGPNYHPSQDQYNGSTSVSG, from the coding sequence ATGTATAACGCTAAAGGAACCCAGGCCTACGCACAGGTAGGCTTAGAAAGTGGCGTAATGAGTGCCAGTCCTCATCAGTTAGTGGTGATGTTATTTGATGGGGCGCGTAGCGCCCTTATCCGTGCTGGCATTTTTATGCAGCAGGGAAATATTGCCGATAAAGGCAAAGCGCTCTCTAAGGCCATTAATATTATCGACAGCGGACTGAAAGCCGGAATGAGCCGCGAGAAAGGCGATCCCGATTTAGTGGATAACCTCGAAGCGCTCTATTCCTATATGGTTCGCCGTTTATTACATGCCAATTTACACAACGATCAGGAAGCCATCACGGAAGTGCTGGGTTTACTGGAAAATATTGCCGATGCCTGGCGGCAAATCGGCCCAAACTATCACCCGTCGCAGGACCAATATAATGGATCAACATCAGTATCTGGTTAA
- a CDS encoding GhoT/OrtT family toxin: MHVWWEVIKTIYWGGLGIAVLFTLLVSRDTIKIRLLTSGIIGFTWPMSLPVVLLFSLF, encoded by the coding sequence GTGCACGTTTGGTGGGAAGTGATTAAAACGATTTACTGGGGCGGGCTGGGTATCGCCGTGCTGTTCACCCTGCTGGTGAGCCGCGATACGATTAAGATCAGGCTATTAACGTCCGGCATTATTGGATTTACCTGGCCGATGAGCCTTCCTGTGGTCCTCCTCTTCTCTCTGTTCTGA
- a CDS encoding YqaE/Pmp3 family membrane protein produces the protein MGIWRVLITILVPPLGVLIGNGLGGAFLLNILLTLLGYFPGLIHGFWVQTRK, from the coding sequence ATGGGAATCTGGAGAGTACTGATCACCATTCTGGTACCGCCGTTGGGCGTACTGATAGGTAATGGTTTAGGCGGAGCGTTTCTGCTGAATATTTTGCTGACTTTACTGGGTTATTTCCCGGGTCTGATCCATGGTTTTTGGGTGCAGACGCGTAAATAA